The following are encoded together in the Glycine max cultivar Williams 82 chromosome 8, Glycine_max_v4.0, whole genome shotgun sequence genome:
- the LOC100819019 gene encoding Ubiquitin receptor RAD23b-like, whose product MKLTVKTLKGSHFEIRVQPSDTVMAVKKNIEDVQGKDNYPCGQQLLIHNGKVLKDETTLVENKVSEDGFLVVMLSKSKTSGSAAASSVQPASNPPTTVSTSNSTPPSDPPVQTQAANNSTSSTDAPTTNVSADTYGLAASNLVAGSNLEQTIQQIMDMGGGNWDRDTVSRALRAAYNNPERAIDYLYSGIPEAAEVAVPVPQTAGISSGAVPVGPNSSPLNMFPQETISSTGAGLGSLDFLRNNPQFQALRSMVQSNPQILQPVLQELGKQNPGLLRLIQEHHGEFLQLINEPVDGSEGDIFEQPEQDMPHAINVTPAEQEAIGRLEAMGFDRASVIEAFLACDRDEQLAANYLLENAGDFED is encoded by the exons ATGAAGCTAACAGTGAAGACTTTGAAAGGGAGCCATTTCGAAATCAGGGTTCAACCCTCCGATACT GTTATGGCTGTCAAGAAGAATATTGAAGATGTACAAGGAAAAGATAATTACCCATGTGGACAGCAATTGTTGATTCACAATGGCAAGGTTTTGAAAGATGAAACTACATTAGTAGAGAATAAAGTCTCTGAAGATGGCTTTCTTGTTGTTATGCTTAGTAAG AGTAAAACATCAGGTTCTGCTGCAGCTTCATCTGTTCAG CCTGCCAGTAATCCTCCTACGACTGTATCAACGTCAAATTCCACCCCTCCTTCTGATCCTCCAGTGCAAACTCA AGCTGCAAACAACAGTACATCTAGCACAGATGCCCCAACTACAAA TGTGTCTGCAGATACCTATGGTCTGGCTGCTTCGAATTTAGTTGCTGGTAGTAATCTTGAGCAGACTATTCAACAAATTATGGACATGGGTGGTGGCAATTGGGACAGAGACACAGTTAGTCGTGCTCTTCGAGCAGCTTATAATAACCCAGAGCGTGCTATAGATTACTTGTATTCT GGAATCCCTGAAGCAGCAGAAGTTGCTGTGCCAGTTCCTCAAACAGCTGGGATTTCTTCTGGAGCAGTTCCTGTAGGACCTAATTCATCTCCCTTAAATATGTTTCCACAG GAGACGATTTCTAGCACTGGTGCTGGACTTGGATCGCTAGACTTCCTTAGAAATAACCCCCAG TTTCAAGCATTGCGTTCAATGGTGCAATCCAATCCACAAATTCTACAG CCTGTGCTTCAGGAACTTGGTAAGCAGAATCCTGGTCTTTTAAGACTGATTCAAGAGCATCATGGGGAGTTTCTGCAGTTGATAAATGAACCTGTTGATGGTTCTGAAGG AGATATATTTGAGCAGCCCGAGCAAGACATGCCCCATGCCATCAATGTGACTCCAGCGGAGCAGGAGGCAATTGGAAGG CTCGAGGCTATGGGATTTGATAGAGCCTCGGTGATAGAGGCATTTTTGGCATGTGACCGTGATGAGCAATTGGCAGCCAACTATTTATTGGAGAATGCTGGAGACTTTGAGGATTAA
- the LOC100780339 gene encoding serine/threonine-protein kinase OSR1 isoform X3 produces MEKKKYPIGEEHYLLYEEIGQGVSASVHRALCLPFNEVVAIKILDFERDNCDLNNVSREAQTMILVDHPNVLKSHCSFVSDHNLWVVMPFMSGGSCLHILKAAHPDGFEEVVIATVLKEVLKGLEYLHHHGHIHRDVKAGNILIDSRGAVKLGDFGVSACLFDSGDRQRTRNTFVGTPCWMAPEVMEQLHGYNFKADIWSFGITALELAHGHAPFSKFPPMKVLLMTLQNAPPGLDYERDRKFSKSFKQMIASCLVKDPSKRPSASKLLKHSFFKQARSSDTIVKKLLEGLPALGDRMEALKRKEEDMLAQKKMPDGKMEELSQNEYKRGISGWNFNLDDMKAQASLIHDFDDAMSDINHAGSSSSLSTLDSLDKQLPSAIHKPSRSADMEENDEMRRQLASALLVDSAVNDAKTRFEKSDDDSSIASSSHEPQTSSSCPDDHVNNHLGEKSDMENGGRSVEGMATHYYHRRGCSSSILPEATLLPIRAESEKPQNLPHNVSSCNATSVPQTGEDVLTELPSRVSKSSANSDDTDEKSKVPVVQQRGRFKVTSENVDPEKVFSQHNTASIHPTLPLLPASDATSSNLSGYSLFPVLHSVLQTNILQREGILSLMKQITVGDSSADGTCNPAQVAATEKSLLEAAHEREKELLHEITDLQWRLICTQEELQKLKTENAQK; encoded by the exons ATGGAAAAGAAGAAGTACCCCATCGGGGAGGAGCATTACCTTCTCTACGAGGAGATTGGCCAGGGGGTCAGTGCCTCTGTCCACCGCGCTCTCTGCCTCCCCTTCAACGAGGTCGTCGCCATCAAAATCCTCGACTTCGAACGTGACAACTGCGATCTG AACAACGTTTCTCGCGAGGCCCAGACAATGATCCTGGTGGACCACCCCAACGTCCTCAAATCCCACTGCTCCTTCGTCAGCGATCACAATCTCTGGGTTGTCATGCCCTTCATGTCCGGCGGTTCATGCCTCCACATACTCAAAGCCGCCCACCCCGACGGTTTCGAGGAGGTGGTCATTGCTACCGTTCTCAAAGAGGTCTTGAAGGGTTTGGAGTACCTTCACCATCACGGCCACATCCACCGCGACGTCAAGGCCGGCAACATTCTCATCGATTCACGCGGGGCCGTCAAGCTCGGCGACTTTGGTGTCTCTGCCTGCCTCTTCGATTCCGGTGACCGCCAACGCACAAGGAATACATTTGTAGGAACACCTTGCTGGATGGCACCTGAGGTCATGGAGCAACTTCACGGCTACAATTTCAA AGCTGACATCTGGTCGTTTGGTATAACCGCCTTGGAGCTTGCACATGGCCATGCCCCTTTCTCAAAGTTTCCACCAATGAAGGTACTGCTCATGACTCTCCAAAATGCACCCCCTGGCCTTGACTACGAAAGGGATAGGAAGTTCAGTAAG TCTTTTAAGCAGATGATTGCTAGTTGCTTGGTAAAAGATCCTTCAAAACGACCCTCTGCAAGCAAGTTGTTAAAACATTCCTTCTTTAAGCAGGCTCGCTCCAGTGATACTATAGTCAAAAAACTTTTGGAGGGGTTGCCTGCTTTAGGTGACCGAATGGAAGCTCTAAAG agaaaagaagaagatatGCTCGCACAAAAGAAAATGCCTGATGGAAAGATGGAGGAATTATCACAG AACGAATACAAACGAGGAATTAGTGGTTGGAACTTCAATCTTGACGACATGAAGGCTCAGGCTTCCTTG ATCCACGATTTCGACGATGCTATGTCCGATATCAACCATGCAGGAAGTTCAAGTTCTTTATCTACACTTGATTCACTAGATAAGCAATTGCCAAGTGCAATTCACAAACCTTCTCGATCTGCTGATATG GAAGAGAATGATGAGATGCGACGTCAATTAGCTTCTGCTCTCCTAGTTGATTCTGCAGTAAACGATGCCAA AACTAGGTTCGAAAAATCCGATGATGACTCTAGCATCGCCAGTTCAAGCCATGAACCACAAACTTCTTCATCCTGTCCAGATGATCATGTGAACAATCATTTGGGTGAAAAATCTGATATGGAAAATGGTGGAAGATCCGTGGAGGGAATGGCTACCCATTATTATCATAGAAGAGGATGTTCATCCAGCATCTTACCTGAAGCTACTCTTCTTCCTATTCGGGCAGAAAG TGAGAAACCACAAAATCTGCCCCACAACGTTTCAAGTTGCAATGCAACTTCAGTTCCACAGACAGGAGAGGACGTGCTTACCGAACTTCCTTCTAGAGTCTCAAAATCATCAG CTAATTCTGATGACACTGATGAGAAATCAAAGGTGCCAGTTGTACAGCAGAGAGGGCGTTTTAAGGTTACATCTGAGAATGTTGACCCAGAAAAG GTTTTTAGCCAGCATAATACTGCTTCTATACATCCTACTTTGCCATTACTACCGGCATCTGATGCCACATCATCAAATCTTTCTGGCTACTCTCTGTTTCCTGTGTTACACTCTGTACTGCAGACAAATATTCTTCAAAGG GAGGGCATTTTAAGTTTAATGAAGCAAATTACTGTCGGTGACTCTTCAG CTGATGGCACATGCAACCCAGCACAGGTAGCAGCAACAGAGAAATCTTTG CTTGAAGCAGCTCACGAGAGGGAAAAGGAGTTACTTCATGAGATAACAGATTTGCAGTGGAG GCTTATCTGTACCCAGGAGGAGCTTCAAAagttgaaaacagaaaacgCCCAG AAGTGA
- the LOC100780339 gene encoding serine/threonine-protein kinase OSR1 isoform X1, whose product MEKKKYPIGEEHYLLYEEIGQGVSASVHRALCLPFNEVVAIKILDFERDNCDLNNVSREAQTMILVDHPNVLKSHCSFVSDHNLWVVMPFMSGGSCLHILKAAHPDGFEEVVIATVLKEVLKGLEYLHHHGHIHRDVKAGNILIDSRGAVKLGDFGVSACLFDSGDRQRTRNTFVGTPCWMAPEVMEQLHGYNFKADIWSFGITALELAHGHAPFSKFPPMKVLLMTLQNAPPGLDYERDRKFSKSFKQMIASCLVKDPSKRPSASKLLKHSFFKQARSSDTIVKKLLEGLPALGDRMEALKRKEEDMLAQKKMPDGKMEELSQNEYKRGISGWNFNLDDMKAQASLIHDFDDAMSDINHAGSSSSLSTLDSLDKQLPSAIHKPSRSADMEENDEMRRQLASALLVDSAVNDAKTRFEKSDDDSSIASSSHEPQTSSSCPDDHVNNHLGEKSDMENGGRSVEGMATHYYHRRGCSSSILPEATLLPIRAESEKPQNLPHNVSSCNATSVPQTGEDVLTELPSRVSKSSANSDDTDEKSKVPVVQQRGRFKVTSENVDPEKVAPSPLLQKSHSMQVFSQHNTASIHPTLPLLPASDATSSNLSGYSLFPVLHSVLQTNILQREGILSLMKQITVGDSSADGTCNPAQVAATEKSLLEAAHEREKELLHEITDLQWRLICTQEELQKLKTENAQK is encoded by the exons ATGGAAAAGAAGAAGTACCCCATCGGGGAGGAGCATTACCTTCTCTACGAGGAGATTGGCCAGGGGGTCAGTGCCTCTGTCCACCGCGCTCTCTGCCTCCCCTTCAACGAGGTCGTCGCCATCAAAATCCTCGACTTCGAACGTGACAACTGCGATCTG AACAACGTTTCTCGCGAGGCCCAGACAATGATCCTGGTGGACCACCCCAACGTCCTCAAATCCCACTGCTCCTTCGTCAGCGATCACAATCTCTGGGTTGTCATGCCCTTCATGTCCGGCGGTTCATGCCTCCACATACTCAAAGCCGCCCACCCCGACGGTTTCGAGGAGGTGGTCATTGCTACCGTTCTCAAAGAGGTCTTGAAGGGTTTGGAGTACCTTCACCATCACGGCCACATCCACCGCGACGTCAAGGCCGGCAACATTCTCATCGATTCACGCGGGGCCGTCAAGCTCGGCGACTTTGGTGTCTCTGCCTGCCTCTTCGATTCCGGTGACCGCCAACGCACAAGGAATACATTTGTAGGAACACCTTGCTGGATGGCACCTGAGGTCATGGAGCAACTTCACGGCTACAATTTCAA AGCTGACATCTGGTCGTTTGGTATAACCGCCTTGGAGCTTGCACATGGCCATGCCCCTTTCTCAAAGTTTCCACCAATGAAGGTACTGCTCATGACTCTCCAAAATGCACCCCCTGGCCTTGACTACGAAAGGGATAGGAAGTTCAGTAAG TCTTTTAAGCAGATGATTGCTAGTTGCTTGGTAAAAGATCCTTCAAAACGACCCTCTGCAAGCAAGTTGTTAAAACATTCCTTCTTTAAGCAGGCTCGCTCCAGTGATACTATAGTCAAAAAACTTTTGGAGGGGTTGCCTGCTTTAGGTGACCGAATGGAAGCTCTAAAG agaaaagaagaagatatGCTCGCACAAAAGAAAATGCCTGATGGAAAGATGGAGGAATTATCACAG AACGAATACAAACGAGGAATTAGTGGTTGGAACTTCAATCTTGACGACATGAAGGCTCAGGCTTCCTTG ATCCACGATTTCGACGATGCTATGTCCGATATCAACCATGCAGGAAGTTCAAGTTCTTTATCTACACTTGATTCACTAGATAAGCAATTGCCAAGTGCAATTCACAAACCTTCTCGATCTGCTGATATG GAAGAGAATGATGAGATGCGACGTCAATTAGCTTCTGCTCTCCTAGTTGATTCTGCAGTAAACGATGCCAA AACTAGGTTCGAAAAATCCGATGATGACTCTAGCATCGCCAGTTCAAGCCATGAACCACAAACTTCTTCATCCTGTCCAGATGATCATGTGAACAATCATTTGGGTGAAAAATCTGATATGGAAAATGGTGGAAGATCCGTGGAGGGAATGGCTACCCATTATTATCATAGAAGAGGATGTTCATCCAGCATCTTACCTGAAGCTACTCTTCTTCCTATTCGGGCAGAAAG TGAGAAACCACAAAATCTGCCCCACAACGTTTCAAGTTGCAATGCAACTTCAGTTCCACAGACAGGAGAGGACGTGCTTACCGAACTTCCTTCTAGAGTCTCAAAATCATCAG CTAATTCTGATGACACTGATGAGAAATCAAAGGTGCCAGTTGTACAGCAGAGAGGGCGTTTTAAGGTTACATCTGAGAATGTTGACCCAGAAAAG GTGGCCCCTTCTCCTCTATTGCAAAAGAGCCATAGCATGCAG GTTTTTAGCCAGCATAATACTGCTTCTATACATCCTACTTTGCCATTACTACCGGCATCTGATGCCACATCATCAAATCTTTCTGGCTACTCTCTGTTTCCTGTGTTACACTCTGTACTGCAGACAAATATTCTTCAAAGG GAGGGCATTTTAAGTTTAATGAAGCAAATTACTGTCGGTGACTCTTCAG CTGATGGCACATGCAACCCAGCACAGGTAGCAGCAACAGAGAAATCTTTG CTTGAAGCAGCTCACGAGAGGGAAAAGGAGTTACTTCATGAGATAACAGATTTGCAGTGGAG GCTTATCTGTACCCAGGAGGAGCTTCAAAagttgaaaacagaaaacgCCCAG AAGTGA
- the LOC121175224 gene encoding putative glucose-6-phosphate 1-epimerase: MSREMKYVQQCMGVNGLEKIILREVRGFSAEVYLYGAQVTSWKNDLGEELLFLSSKASFKPPKSIRGGIPICFPQFSNHGSLEHHGFARNKFWTLDPNPPAFPTNSTNKAFTDLILKHSEDDNKSWPHRYEFRLRVALGPAGDLMLTSRIRNTNTDGKPFTFTFAYNTYFYVTDISEVRIEGLETLDYLDNLKNKERFTEQGDAITFESEVDKVYLSTPTKIAIIDHERKRTFVLRKDGLPDAVVWNPWDKKAKTIPDLGDNEYKHMLCVQAACVEKPITLKPGEEWKGRQEISPVPSSYCSGQLDPRKVLFRY, encoded by the exons ATGTCGCGAGAAATGAAGTATGTGCAACAATGTATGGGTGTCAATGGGCTCGAGAAAATCATTCTTAGAGAAGTTCGCGGTTTCTCTGCTGag GTTTATTTATACGGGGCTCAAGTTACATCATGGAAAAATGACCTTGGGGAAGAATTGCTTTTTCTCAGTAGTAAG GCTAGTTTTAAGCCTCCAAAATCCATACGTGGAGGTATTCCAATATGTTTTCCTCAA TTTTCAAATCATGGCTCTCTTGAGCATCATGGATTTGCAAGGAACAAGTTTTGGACATTAGATCCCAATCCCCCAGCATTTCCAACAAATAGCACAAACAAAGCTTTCACTGATTTGATTCTTAAGCACTCtgaagatgataacaaaagttGGCCTCATAG ATACGAGTTTCGCCTGAGGGTAGCTTTGGGACCTGCAGGAGATCTGATGTTGACATCTCGCATTCGAAACACAAACACGGATGGGAAACCGTTTACCTTCACATTTGCCTATAATACATATTTCTATGTTACTGACATCAG TGAAGTGCGAATTGAAGGATTAGAGACACTAGATTATCTGGACAACTTGAAGAATAAAGAACGATTTACTGAACAAGGGGATGCTATAACATTTGAgtctgaa gTGGATAAAGTATACTTAAGCACCCCCACAAAAATTGCTATCATAGACCATGAAAGGAAGAGAACTTTTGTACTACGAAAAGATGGGCTTCCAGATGCCG TGGTATGGAATCCATGGGACAAAAAAGCAAAAACCATACCGGATTTAGGGGATAATGAATACAAACATATGCTTTGTGTTCAAGCTGCTTGTGTAGAAAAACCAATTACTCTGAAACCGGGTGAAGAGTGGAAAGGAAGGCAAGAAATATCTCCAGTTCCTTCAAGTTATTGTAGTGGTCAACTTGACCCACGGAAAGTGCTTTTTAGATATTAG
- the LOC100819562 gene encoding ylmG homolog protein 1-2, chloroplastic yields the protein MTMALLAGQSSISALPFVNPTSLSFKPLAFTKSLALPSAQRPTSLRLKCKMESDGDILRGSTRTVTTLMGLAVLLMKKAAIPVLNININSSSNSVSTMGALFLASLRDRPSASGALNTPLTVVAAGLGKWLDIYSGVLMVRVLLSWFPNIPWERQPLSAIRDLCDPYLNLFRNIIPPVFDTLDVSPLLAFAVLGTLGSILQTAM from the coding sequence ATGACGATGGCGTTGTTAGCGGGTCAGAGCTCCATTTCCGCGCTTCCCTTTGTTAACCCAACTTCCTTGAGCTTCAAACCTCTCGCCTTTACCAAATCCCTAGCTCTCCCTTCAGCACAGAGGCCAACTTCGCTGAGGCTGAAATGCAAGATGGAGAGCGACGGCGACATTCTGCGGGGGAGCACTCGCACGGTGACGACGCTGATGGGACTCGCCGTGTTGCTGATGAAGAAGGCGGCCATTCCAGTGTtgaacatcaacatcaacagcagcagcaacagcGTGTCCACGATGGGTGCTTTGTTCTTGGCATCTCTGCGGGACCGTCCGAGTGCGAGTGGGGCCCTAAACACGCCGCTGACGGTTGTGGCGGCGGGGCTTGGGAAGTGGCTTGACATATACAGCGGGGTTTTGATGGTTAGGGTTTTGCTGAGTTGGTTCCCCAACATCCCCTGGGAACGCCAGCCTCTCTCCGCCATCCGAGACCTCTGCGATCCTTATCTCAACCTCTTCCGCAACATCATCCCCCCTGTTTTTGACACCCTCGACGTCAGCCCTCTTCTCGCCTTCGCCGTCTTGGGCACTCTTGGCTCTATTCTTCAGACTGCTATGTGA
- the LOC100780339 gene encoding serine/threonine-protein kinase OSR1 isoform X2 produces the protein MEKKKYPIGEEHYLLYEEIGQGVSASVHRALCLPFNEVVAIKILDFERDNCDLNNVSREAQTMILVDHPNVLKSHCSFVSDHNLWVVMPFMSGGSCLHILKAAHPDGFEEVVIATVLKEVLKGLEYLHHHGHIHRDVKAGNILIDSRGAVKLGDFGVSACLFDSGDRQRTRNTFVGTPCWMAPEVMEQLHGYNFKADIWSFGITALELAHGHAPFSKFPPMKVLLMTLQNAPPGLDYERDRKFSKSFKQMIASCLVKDPSKRPSASKLLKHSFFKQARSSDTIVKKLLEGLPALGDRMEALKRKEEDMLAQKKMPDGKMEELSQNEYKRGISGWNFNLDDMKAQASLIHDFDDAMSDINHAGSSSSLSTLDSLDKQLPSAIHKPSRSADMEENDEMRRQLASALLVDSAVNDAKTRFEKSDDDSSIASSSHEPQTSSSCPDDHVNNHLGEKSDMENGGRSVEGMATHYYHRRGCSSSILPEATLLPIRAESEKPQNLPHNVSSCNATSVPQTGEDVLTELPSRVSKSSANSDDTDEKSKVPVVQQRGRFKVTSENVDPEKVAPSPLLQKSHSMQVFSQHNTASIHPTLPLLPASDATSSNLSGYSLFPVLHSVLQTNILQREGILSLMKQITVGDSSADGTCNPAQVAATEKSLLEAAHEREKELLHEITDLQWRLICTQEELQKLKTENAQV, from the exons ATGGAAAAGAAGAAGTACCCCATCGGGGAGGAGCATTACCTTCTCTACGAGGAGATTGGCCAGGGGGTCAGTGCCTCTGTCCACCGCGCTCTCTGCCTCCCCTTCAACGAGGTCGTCGCCATCAAAATCCTCGACTTCGAACGTGACAACTGCGATCTG AACAACGTTTCTCGCGAGGCCCAGACAATGATCCTGGTGGACCACCCCAACGTCCTCAAATCCCACTGCTCCTTCGTCAGCGATCACAATCTCTGGGTTGTCATGCCCTTCATGTCCGGCGGTTCATGCCTCCACATACTCAAAGCCGCCCACCCCGACGGTTTCGAGGAGGTGGTCATTGCTACCGTTCTCAAAGAGGTCTTGAAGGGTTTGGAGTACCTTCACCATCACGGCCACATCCACCGCGACGTCAAGGCCGGCAACATTCTCATCGATTCACGCGGGGCCGTCAAGCTCGGCGACTTTGGTGTCTCTGCCTGCCTCTTCGATTCCGGTGACCGCCAACGCACAAGGAATACATTTGTAGGAACACCTTGCTGGATGGCACCTGAGGTCATGGAGCAACTTCACGGCTACAATTTCAA AGCTGACATCTGGTCGTTTGGTATAACCGCCTTGGAGCTTGCACATGGCCATGCCCCTTTCTCAAAGTTTCCACCAATGAAGGTACTGCTCATGACTCTCCAAAATGCACCCCCTGGCCTTGACTACGAAAGGGATAGGAAGTTCAGTAAG TCTTTTAAGCAGATGATTGCTAGTTGCTTGGTAAAAGATCCTTCAAAACGACCCTCTGCAAGCAAGTTGTTAAAACATTCCTTCTTTAAGCAGGCTCGCTCCAGTGATACTATAGTCAAAAAACTTTTGGAGGGGTTGCCTGCTTTAGGTGACCGAATGGAAGCTCTAAAG agaaaagaagaagatatGCTCGCACAAAAGAAAATGCCTGATGGAAAGATGGAGGAATTATCACAG AACGAATACAAACGAGGAATTAGTGGTTGGAACTTCAATCTTGACGACATGAAGGCTCAGGCTTCCTTG ATCCACGATTTCGACGATGCTATGTCCGATATCAACCATGCAGGAAGTTCAAGTTCTTTATCTACACTTGATTCACTAGATAAGCAATTGCCAAGTGCAATTCACAAACCTTCTCGATCTGCTGATATG GAAGAGAATGATGAGATGCGACGTCAATTAGCTTCTGCTCTCCTAGTTGATTCTGCAGTAAACGATGCCAA AACTAGGTTCGAAAAATCCGATGATGACTCTAGCATCGCCAGTTCAAGCCATGAACCACAAACTTCTTCATCCTGTCCAGATGATCATGTGAACAATCATTTGGGTGAAAAATCTGATATGGAAAATGGTGGAAGATCCGTGGAGGGAATGGCTACCCATTATTATCATAGAAGAGGATGTTCATCCAGCATCTTACCTGAAGCTACTCTTCTTCCTATTCGGGCAGAAAG TGAGAAACCACAAAATCTGCCCCACAACGTTTCAAGTTGCAATGCAACTTCAGTTCCACAGACAGGAGAGGACGTGCTTACCGAACTTCCTTCTAGAGTCTCAAAATCATCAG CTAATTCTGATGACACTGATGAGAAATCAAAGGTGCCAGTTGTACAGCAGAGAGGGCGTTTTAAGGTTACATCTGAGAATGTTGACCCAGAAAAG GTGGCCCCTTCTCCTCTATTGCAAAAGAGCCATAGCATGCAG GTTTTTAGCCAGCATAATACTGCTTCTATACATCCTACTTTGCCATTACTACCGGCATCTGATGCCACATCATCAAATCTTTCTGGCTACTCTCTGTTTCCTGTGTTACACTCTGTACTGCAGACAAATATTCTTCAAAGG GAGGGCATTTTAAGTTTAATGAAGCAAATTACTGTCGGTGACTCTTCAG CTGATGGCACATGCAACCCAGCACAGGTAGCAGCAACAGAGAAATCTTTG CTTGAAGCAGCTCACGAGAGGGAAAAGGAGTTACTTCATGAGATAACAGATTTGCAGTGGAG GCTTATCTGTACCCAGGAGGAGCTTCAAAagttgaaaacagaaaacgCCCAG GTGTGA